A genome region from Chthonomonas sp. includes the following:
- a CDS encoding NADH-quinone oxidoreductase subunit B yields the protein MPKRIETIVLHDSSTPVIGDVEKAGSVVLTNLDYLLNQARGNALWPLTFGLACCAIEMMSTVASRFDLARFGSEAFRATPRQADVMIIAGRLSKKMAPVLRQIYDQMPEPKWVISMGACASSGGVYNNYAIVQGADQVVPVDVYVPGCPPSPDALIYGILKLQKKIMTKTPRKKLSELRLVEVNPRRLEEVPK from the coding sequence ATGCCGAAGAGAATCGAAACGATCGTTCTGCACGATAGTTCCACGCCCGTGATCGGGGACGTGGAAAAGGCGGGAAGCGTTGTCCTGACGAACCTGGATTACCTGCTGAACCAGGCGCGTGGGAACGCCCTTTGGCCGCTGACCTTTGGCCTTGCCTGCTGCGCCATCGAAATGATGAGCACGGTGGCCTCGCGATTCGACCTCGCCCGATTCGGCTCAGAAGCCTTCCGCGCCACCCCGCGCCAAGCCGACGTGATGATCATCGCCGGACGCCTGAGCAAAAAGATGGCGCCGGTTTTGCGGCAAATTTACGACCAAATGCCCGAACCCAAGTGGGTGATCAGCATGGGCGCTTGCGCCAGCAGCGGCGGCGTTTATAACAACTACGCCATTGTCCAGGGTGCCGACCAAGTGGTGCCGGTTGACGTCTACGTGCCGGGCTGTCCGCCCTCCCCCGACGCGCTCATTTACGGGATCCTCAAGCTTCAAAAGAAAATCATGACCAAGACCCCGCGCAAGAAGCTCAGCGAACTGCGCCTCGTCGAAGTCAACCCGCGACGCCTGGAAGAGGTGCCGAAGTAA
- the nuoI gene encoding NADH-quinone oxidoreductase subunit NuoI — MPQAPGLFKSVVKPVLTGFGITLKRLGHKKVTIQYPEELREQFPRTRWRHFLTRYDSGLERCIGCSLCAGACPARCIYVEAAENTDQERYSPGERYAVRYEINMLRCIFCGYCQDACPTGAIVLRKDFELANYDRPQFIFTKEMLLEKEPGQNLEPHLSKWERVKAGGAD, encoded by the coding sequence ATGCCGCAAGCCCCCGGATTGTTCAAGTCTGTGGTCAAGCCGGTGCTTACCGGTTTCGGCATCACGCTCAAGCGCCTCGGCCACAAAAAGGTCACCATCCAGTATCCGGAAGAACTGCGCGAGCAATTCCCGCGAACCCGCTGGCGACACTTCCTCACCCGCTACGACTCAGGCCTGGAGCGCTGCATCGGTTGCTCGCTGTGTGCGGGCGCATGTCCCGCTCGGTGCATCTATGTCGAGGCGGCGGAGAACACTGACCAAGAGCGATATTCGCCGGGCGAGCGCTACGCCGTCCGCTACGAAATCAACATGTTGCGCTGCATTTTCTGCGGCTATTGCCAAGACGCATGCCCCACCGGCGCGATCGTTTTGCGCAAGGATTTTGAACTCGCCAATTACGACAGACCGCAATTCATCTTCACCAAGGAGATGCTGCTGGAGAAGGAGCCGGGCCAAAACCTGGAGCCGCACCTGAGCAAGTGGGAGCGCGTGAAGGCCGGCGGCGCAGACTAA
- a CDS encoding PEP-CTERM sorting domain-containing protein (PEP-CTERM proteins occur, often in large numbers, in the proteomes of bacteria that also encode an exosortase, a predicted intramembrane cysteine proteinase. The presence of a PEP-CTERM domain at a protein's C-terminus predicts cleavage within the sorting domain, followed by covalent anchoring to some some component of the (usually Gram-negative) cell surface. Many PEP-CTERM proteins exhibit an unusual sequence composition that includes large numbers of potential glycosylation sites. Expression of one such protein has been shown restore the ability of a bacterium to form floc, a type of biofilm.) has translation MRLALLAAAIGCVSAAHASFDMLLIADATAGVVYRYDGDTGTYLGSFGGGDLVGCTSIAIKQNLGLAFVGLGSAGGYSVYDYNTGNLITSNSFAFVRGIATTNTGVLAATGSTQISLTNGFGTGLPFTNYNGTAGDVFNEVAVDSGQQVVSYSTSMGRISRWSPTGYASPVQTVIDNAYIGMAGCSIQGTKMLSVSSTGVANIKNITALGSAPTAGFGPGTAWTSAIDIEFGHTNVAYGLGKVGTQLRLQKYRQFGVSDYWDSFGASRQLTLPTNAVGMAIVVAPEPGGLALLGLGLVVIIRRRR, from the coding sequence ATGCGACTTGCACTTTTAGCCGCTGCCATTGGTTGTGTTTCGGCGGCGCACGCCTCGTTTGACATGCTCCTCATCGCGGATGCGACCGCGGGCGTGGTGTATCGCTACGACGGCGACACGGGCACCTACCTTGGCAGCTTTGGCGGCGGCGACCTTGTCGGCTGCACCTCCATTGCGATCAAGCAGAATCTCGGACTCGCCTTTGTTGGTTTGGGAAGCGCGGGTGGTTATTCGGTGTACGACTACAACACTGGGAACCTCATCACTTCGAATAGCTTTGCGTTTGTTCGTGGGATCGCCACCACAAACACGGGTGTGCTCGCCGCAACTGGTTCCACCCAAATAAGCCTTACAAATGGGTTTGGCACCGGGCTACCCTTCACAAATTACAATGGCACGGCCGGCGATGTCTTCAACGAAGTCGCGGTTGACAGTGGCCAGCAAGTTGTGAGCTACTCCACCAGCATGGGTCGCATTTCTCGCTGGAGCCCCACCGGCTACGCCTCGCCGGTGCAAACCGTGATTGATAACGCCTACATTGGGATGGCGGGCTGCAGCATACAGGGCACAAAGATGCTCTCCGTGAGCAGCACGGGAGTCGCGAATATCAAAAACATCACCGCGCTCGGTTCGGCGCCAACCGCCGGTTTTGGCCCAGGAACAGCTTGGACCTCCGCGATTGACATCGAGTTCGGTCACACCAATGTAGCCTACGGACTGGGCAAGGTCGGCACTCAACTGCGCCTGCAAAAGTATCGCCAGTTTGGCGTTTCCGATTACTGGGATTCGTTTGGCGCCAGCCGCCAGCTGACGTTGCCCACCAACGCCGTGGGAATGGCGATTGTGGTTGCGCCCGAACCGGGCGGACTGGCTTTGCTCGGCCTCGGCTTGGTGGTGATCATTCGTCGCCGACGATAA
- a CDS encoding glutathionylspermidine synthase family protein produces the protein MRRVACPPRDNWVEIVEAQGLTYHTHEGKPYWFESARYEFSAREIAELEQATNDLHALCLSAIDEIFARDWLERLHIPAKFHDLMRRSWDDDPPAIYGRFDLAYSGEGPPKLLEYNADTPTSLLEAAVIQWRWLADLHPEADQFNSVWEGLVEKWAALKDEGFFPDGCVHFAHERAWEDLMTITLLRDSAEAAELQTRALHMDEIGWNEGTRRFVDASGEEIETLFKLYPWEQMLDDPFMEFVLESYPRPHWMEPAWKLLLSNKAILPILWELAPGHPNLLPAYDDGPRDLTEFVKKPVFSREGQNIAITTSDAQHYQPGEYDEGKSVWQSYARLPEFGGNHAVIGSWVIDGEARGIGVRESDTPITTDLARFVPHLIVGDE, from the coding sequence GTGCGCCGCGTGGCGTGCCCGCCTCGCGACAACTGGGTTGAAATCGTCGAGGCGCAGGGCCTCACCTACCACACTCACGAGGGCAAGCCCTACTGGTTTGAGTCGGCTCGCTACGAGTTTTCGGCGCGCGAAATCGCCGAACTCGAACAAGCCACCAACGATCTGCACGCGCTGTGCCTATCCGCGATCGACGAGATTTTCGCCCGCGATTGGCTGGAACGGCTACACATTCCGGCCAAGTTCCACGACCTCATGCGCCGGTCGTGGGACGATGATCCGCCCGCGATTTATGGCCGGTTCGACCTCGCGTACTCCGGCGAAGGTCCGCCAAAACTGCTGGAATACAATGCCGACACTCCGACGAGCCTGCTCGAAGCGGCGGTGATCCAGTGGCGCTGGCTCGCGGATCTGCATCCCGAGGCCGATCAGTTTAACAGTGTTTGGGAGGGGCTAGTGGAGAAGTGGGCTGCGCTGAAAGACGAGGGCTTTTTCCCGGATGGCTGCGTTCACTTTGCTCACGAGCGCGCATGGGAAGACCTCATGACGATCACCTTGCTGCGCGATTCAGCGGAGGCCGCTGAGCTGCAAACGCGCGCCTTGCACATGGACGAAATCGGCTGGAACGAGGGCACGCGCCGCTTTGTCGATGCCAGCGGGGAAGAGATCGAGACCCTGTTCAAGCTCTACCCGTGGGAGCAGATGCTGGACGACCCCTTTATGGAGTTTGTCCTCGAGTCATATCCGCGGCCCCATTGGATGGAGCCCGCGTGGAAGCTGCTCCTCAGCAACAAGGCGATTCTCCCGATTCTGTGGGAACTCGCGCCGGGTCACCCGAACCTGTTGCCCGCCTATGACGACGGCCCGCGCGATCTCACCGAGTTTGTCAAGAAGCCGGTGTTCTCTCGCGAGGGGCAAAACATCGCCATCACCACGTCCGACGCCCAGCATTATCAGCCCGGCGAGTACGACGAAGGCAAGTCGGTGTGGCAGTCTTACGCGCGGCTACCCGAGTTTGGGGGAAACCACGCGGTCATCGGCAGTTGGGTGATTGACGGCGAGGCGCGGGGAATCGGGGTTCGCGAGAGCGATACGCCGATCACCACCGATCTCGCCCGATTCGTGCCGCACCTTATCGTCGGCGACGAATGA